From Pseudanabaena sp. PCC 6802, one genomic window encodes:
- a CDS encoding group II intron maturase-specific domain-containing protein, translated as ARYMDDLVILVKSRRAGQRVLANISRYLSQKLKLKVNRQKSRVVRTDKLEFLGFTFRGIRIWWSDQAYRDFIHRLRGLTSRSWGVSMEYRMERLNRYLRGWMNYYGISQHYSPIEQLDGWLRRRIRMCYGQQWRRPRTRIRHLLALGTSKRQAILTGISRKGYWRLSKTLATHTGMTNQWLQQQGWLSVRELWMKVQGYA; from the coding sequence TGCTCGCTATATGGATGACTTGGTAATTCTGGTCAAAAGTAGACGGGCAGGGCAGAGGGTGTTGGCTAATATCAGCCGATACCTGAGCCAAAAGCTGAAGCTCAAAGTAAATCGGCAGAAAAGTCGTGTGGTCAGGACTGACAAATTAGAATTTCTGGGATTTACGTTCCGAGGAATTCGGATTTGGTGGTCAGACCAAGCCTATCGGGATTTCATACATCGACTGCGGGGCTTAACGTCACGTAGTTGGGGTGTTTCAATGGAGTACCGCATGGAACGGTTGAACCGATACTTACGAGGTTGGATGAACTACTACGGCATTTCCCAGCATTACAGTCCAATTGAGCAGTTGGATGGTTGGTTGCGGCGACGAATTCGTATGTGTTACGGTCAACAGTGGCGCAGACCTCGCACTCGTATCCGACATCTGCTGGCTCTAGGCACTAGTAAACGACAGGCGATTTTGACCGGCATTAGTCGCAAAGGCTATTGGCGGTTGTCAAAGACTCTGGCAACCCATACGGGAATGACGAATCAGTGGTTACAGCAACAGGGTTGGCTTTCAGTGCGAGAACTTTGGATGAAAGTCCAGGGTTATGCCTGA